Proteins from a genomic interval of Scatophagus argus isolate fScaArg1 chromosome 6, fScaArg1.pri, whole genome shotgun sequence:
- the rangrf gene encoding ran guanine nucleotide release factor, whose protein sequence is MDMQAAGGSAAQTHPLFGGALSAVLPYTATDISELREIPDNQEVFVHTNTDQSLIVELVEYQGQVADQDAARYHFEDIAGSNKALGPGAFEVTSVMPLSKSELSLSDCSSAWMLTGTQCVSKFNEEARNIVTLHLGLFRLPQFSTDVLITFNDPQRISPDSSSAASAGTLREPWTMYDFQRLLQTLTLHNPGLFG, encoded by the coding sequence ATGGATATGCAGGCTGCTGGAGGCAGCGCTGCTCAGACTCACCCTCTGTTTGGAGGAGCGCTTTCAGCCGTCCTCCCTTACACCGCCACAGACATCAGTGAGCTGAGGGAGATTCCGGACAACCAGGAGGTGTTTGTTCACACAAACACCGACCAGAGCCTGATCGTGGAACTGGTGGAGTACCAGGGACAAGTGGCAGACCAAGACGCTGCCAGGTATCACTTTGAAGACATAGCAGGCAGCAACAAGGCTTTAGGCCCAGGTGCGTTTGAAGTGACCAGTGTTATGCCCCTGTCCAAGTCTGAGCTGTCCCTGtcagactgcagctctgcctGGATGCTGACTGGGACACAGTGTGTATCCAAGTTCAACGAAGAAGCAAGGAATATAGTGACCCTTCACCTGGGTCTGTTCCGTTTGCCACAGTTTTCCACAGATGTCCTGATAACCTTCAATGACCCACAGAGGATCAGCCCTGACAGCAGTAGTGCTGCTTCGGCTGGGACACTCAGGGAGCCATGGACAATGTACGACTTCCAGCGCTTGTTGCAGACTCTGACTCTGCACAACCCAGGACTGTTTGGGTAG
- the itpa gene encoding inosine triphosphate pyrophosphatase: MAVPAGRSVVFVTGNAKKLEEVIQILGDKFPYKLVSKKIDLPEYQGEPDEISIQKCKEAARQIDGPVIVEDTCLCFNALGGLPGPYIKWFLDKLKPEGLYKLLAGFEDKSAFALCTFAFSAGKDEKVQLFRGKTEGHIVEPRGPRDFGWDPCFQPEGYDKTYAELPKEVKNSISHRYRALTAMSEHFSQINSTSPQTKKKKQED, encoded by the exons ATGGCTGTGCCCGCAGGAAGGTCTGTGGTCTTCGTGACTGGAAACGCAAAAAAACTCGAAGAA GTCATTCAGATCCTGGGAGACAAGTTTCCATACAAACTAGTGTCAAAAAAGATTGACT TGCCTGAATACCAAGGAGAGCCAGATGAGATTTCCATACAGAAGTGTAAGGAGGCTGCACGGCAG ATTGATGGGCCAGTCATAGTGGAGGacacatgtctgtgttttaatgctTTGGGAGGCCTGCCTGGTCCTTACAT AAAATGGTTCCTGGATAAACTCAAACCAGAAG GTTTGTACAAACTCCTAGCTGGGTTTGAAGATAAATCAGCATTCGCTCTCTGCACCTTTGCCTTCTCTGCTGGGAAAGATGAAAAAGTACAGCTgttcagagggaaaacagag GGACATATTGTGGAACCCAGGGGACCTCGAGACTTTGGATGGGATCCTTGTTTCCAGCCAGAGGGATATGACAAAAC TTACGCTGAATTGCCCAAAGAGGTGAAGAATTCCATTTCTCACCGCTACCGGGCGCTCACTGCCATGTCTGAGCACTTCTCTCAAATCAACAGTACCTCACCACagaccaagaagaagaagcaggaggatTAA
- the mettl13 gene encoding eEF1A lysine and N-terminal methyltransferase isoform X2, protein MSLLPRTTEEFSSAEYWERFFKKRGEKAFEWYGDYNKLCGVLHKYIKVQHKVLVVGCGNSELSEQLYDVGYKHLTNIDISETVVTHMNQRNAERRPGLTFQQVDATQTPYEDASYQAALDKGTLDAMASEEEGALARNMLTEVGRVLSVGGRYVCVTLAQESVIKLAVEHFVQLGWAVRLHCLQAESGREEESFALPVFVLVCTKFRQPMPTPVLETCVGEDGAPTRLTQVAELLSVVREHQAYSVLKKRLRTSTDPSSDVSLTLCHAKTGLPRYTLTVQDSPPGAKVPRSNQFAIFIVPQGSETAWLYSSCEGRRQLAASANFRRLVIVAMHRNQEYTDMQAVQSELSPVVMDLAPPGMPANQQVPFLSVGGDLGWREEVSRGVSELSGEYCVENVKGEDGELYRRLIFLSNSALIQSESRLFPSNTASSHKKKNKKKVKPAVVPTTSSASLSVDSGFLCCAHHEVMVAGLAMLGVGMPQNKDVPVSVLVVGLGGGGLSQFLRDFVPNVTVEVVELDPVVMEVAKEWFGFRPDDRLTVTLGDGLERICALEKEGGRLFDVIMFDVDNKDSTVGMSCPPAAFVEASILQKVCHLLTPRGVFILNLVCRDTVLRKSVLERVSSVFPAILSKKIEGEVNEVLLCSRGENETPDAAHILSSLNHAAKSLQSVLCSSRTGTSSSPHIDIAELLKNLKVE, encoded by the exons ATGAGTCTTTTACCTCGCACTACGGAGGAGTTCAGCTCCGCAGAGTACTGGGAGAGATTCTTTAAGAAGCGCGGAGAGAAAGCTTTTGAGTGGTACGGAGACTACAACAAACTCTGCGGCGTGCTGCATAAATACATCAAAGTCCAGCATAAG GTATTGGTGGTTGGTTGTGGTAACTCTGAACTGAGTGAACAGCTGTATGATGTTGGCTACAAACATCTAACTAATATCGACATCAGTGAGACGGTGGTGACCCATATGAACCAGCGAAATGCTGAGCGCCGGCCGGGCCTGACCTTCCAGCAGGTGGATGCAACACAAACTCCATATGAGGATGCCAGCTACCAGGCTGCTCTGGACAAGGGTACACTGGATGCCATGGcatcagaagaagaaggagccCTGGCGAGGAACATGCTCACTGAG GTGGGGCGTGTGCTAAGTGTTGGGGGCCGATATGTCTGTGTGACATTGGCTCAGGAGAGTGTGATCAAGTTGGCTGTGGAGCACTTTGTTCAGTTGGGGTGGGCGGTGAGGCTCCATTGCCTGCAGGCGGAAagtgggagagaggaggagtcCTTTGCTCTGCCTGTCTTTGTTCTGGTCTGCACCAAGTTTCGTCAGCCTATGCCGACGCCTGTCCTGGAGACGTGTGTTGGGGAAGATGGAGCACCTACTCGTCTCACGCAGGTAGCAGAGTTGTTGTCAGTGGTGAGGGAGCATCAGGCTTACTCTGTCTTGAAAAAAAGGCTCCGTACAAGCACAGACCCCAGCTCGGatgtctcactcactctctgcCACGCCAAGACTGGCCTTCCCAGATACACTCTCACAGTGCAAGACTCTCCCCCAGGTGCCAAGGTGCCAAGATCAAACCAGTTTGCTATTTTTATTG TGCCTCAAGGCAGTGAGACAGCTTGGCTCTACAGCTCCTGTGAGGGTCGACGGCAGCTGGCAGCTAGTGCTAATTTCCGACGTCTGGTTATTGTGGCAATGCACAGGAATCAGGAGTACACAGACATGCAGGCTGTCCAGTCAGAACTTTCACCAGTGGTAATGGACCTGGCTCCCCCGGGTATGCCAGCCAACCAGCAG GTTCCATTTCTGTCAGTTGGAGGTGACCTGGGTTGGCGAGAGGAGGTCAGCAGGGGTGTGAGTGAGCTGAGTGGGGAGTATTGTGTGGAGAATGTcaaaggagaagatggagaacTGTATCGGAGACTCATTTTCCTGTCTAATTCTGCCCTCATCCAATCAGAGAGCCGTCTTTTCCCTTCAAATACTG CATCCAgtcacaagaagaaaaacaaaaagaaggtCAAGCCAGCTGTTGTTCCAACAACAtcctcagcctctctgtcaGTGGATAGTGGCTTCCTCTGCTGCGCTCACCATGAAGTTATGGTGGCAGGCCTTGCCATGCTTGGGGTAGGCATGCCACAGAACAAAG ATGTTCCAGTGTCAGTGCTTGTGGTAGGACTTGGCGGAGGAGGCTTGTCTCAGTTTCTACGAGACTTTGTGCCCAATGTTACTGTTGAGGTTGTAGAACTAGACCCTGTTGTGATGGAGGTGGCAAAGGAATGGTTCGGATTCCGACCAGATGATCGTTTGACTGTCACTCTTGGAGATGGGCTTGAACGCATCTGTGCCCTGGAGAAAGAAG gtgGTCGTTTGTTTGATGTCATCATGTTTGATGTAGATAATAAAGATAGTACTGTGGGTATGAGCTGTCCTCCTGCCGCCTTTGTGGAAGCCTCAATCCTGCAGAAAGTCTGCCATTTGCTAACCCCCAGAG GTGTATTCATACTGAACCTTGTATGTCGTGACACGGTCTTGAGGAAAAGTGTGTTGGAGCGTGTGAGCTCCGTGTTTCCCGCCATCCTCTCTAAAAAGATCGAAGGGGAGGTTAACGAAGTCCTTCTGTGCTCTCGTGGAGAAAATGAGACACCGGACGCCGCTCACATCCTTTCATCTCTGAACCACGCCGCCAAGAGTCTGCAGAGTGTGTTGTGCTCCAGCAGGACTGGAACCAGCAGCAGCCCACACATAGACATTGCAGAGTTGTTGAAAAACCTGAAAGTAGAGTAG
- the mettl13 gene encoding eEF1A lysine and N-terminal methyltransferase isoform X1, translating into MSLLPRTTEEFSSAEYWERFFKKRGEKAFEWYGDYNKLCGVLHKYIKVQHKVLVVGCGNSELSEQLYDVGYKHLTNIDISETVVTHMNQRNAERRPGLTFQQVDATQTPYEDASYQAALDKGTLDAMASEEEGALARNMLTEVGRVLSVGGRYVCVTLAQESVIKLAVEHFVQLGWAVRLHCLQAESGREEESFALPVFVLVCTKFRQPMPTPVLETCVGEDGAPTRLTQVAELLSVVREHQAYSVLKKRLRTSTDPSSDVSLTLCHAKTGLPRYTLTVQDSPPGAKVPRSNQFAIFIVPQGSETAWLYSSCEGRRQLAASANFRRLVIVAMHRNQEYTDMQAVQSELSPVVMDLAPPGMPANQQVPFLSVGGDLGWREEVSRGVSELSGEYCVENVKGEDGELYRRLIFLSNSALIQSESRLFPSNTAASSHKKKNKKKVKPAVVPTTSSASLSVDSGFLCCAHHEVMVAGLAMLGVGMPQNKDVPVSVLVVGLGGGGLSQFLRDFVPNVTVEVVELDPVVMEVAKEWFGFRPDDRLTVTLGDGLERICALEKEGGRLFDVIMFDVDNKDSTVGMSCPPAAFVEASILQKVCHLLTPRGVFILNLVCRDTVLRKSVLERVSSVFPAILSKKIEGEVNEVLLCSRGENETPDAAHILSSLNHAAKSLQSVLCSSRTGTSSSPHIDIAELLKNLKVE; encoded by the exons ATGAGTCTTTTACCTCGCACTACGGAGGAGTTCAGCTCCGCAGAGTACTGGGAGAGATTCTTTAAGAAGCGCGGAGAGAAAGCTTTTGAGTGGTACGGAGACTACAACAAACTCTGCGGCGTGCTGCATAAATACATCAAAGTCCAGCATAAG GTATTGGTGGTTGGTTGTGGTAACTCTGAACTGAGTGAACAGCTGTATGATGTTGGCTACAAACATCTAACTAATATCGACATCAGTGAGACGGTGGTGACCCATATGAACCAGCGAAATGCTGAGCGCCGGCCGGGCCTGACCTTCCAGCAGGTGGATGCAACACAAACTCCATATGAGGATGCCAGCTACCAGGCTGCTCTGGACAAGGGTACACTGGATGCCATGGcatcagaagaagaaggagccCTGGCGAGGAACATGCTCACTGAG GTGGGGCGTGTGCTAAGTGTTGGGGGCCGATATGTCTGTGTGACATTGGCTCAGGAGAGTGTGATCAAGTTGGCTGTGGAGCACTTTGTTCAGTTGGGGTGGGCGGTGAGGCTCCATTGCCTGCAGGCGGAAagtgggagagaggaggagtcCTTTGCTCTGCCTGTCTTTGTTCTGGTCTGCACCAAGTTTCGTCAGCCTATGCCGACGCCTGTCCTGGAGACGTGTGTTGGGGAAGATGGAGCACCTACTCGTCTCACGCAGGTAGCAGAGTTGTTGTCAGTGGTGAGGGAGCATCAGGCTTACTCTGTCTTGAAAAAAAGGCTCCGTACAAGCACAGACCCCAGCTCGGatgtctcactcactctctgcCACGCCAAGACTGGCCTTCCCAGATACACTCTCACAGTGCAAGACTCTCCCCCAGGTGCCAAGGTGCCAAGATCAAACCAGTTTGCTATTTTTATTG TGCCTCAAGGCAGTGAGACAGCTTGGCTCTACAGCTCCTGTGAGGGTCGACGGCAGCTGGCAGCTAGTGCTAATTTCCGACGTCTGGTTATTGTGGCAATGCACAGGAATCAGGAGTACACAGACATGCAGGCTGTCCAGTCAGAACTTTCACCAGTGGTAATGGACCTGGCTCCCCCGGGTATGCCAGCCAACCAGCAG GTTCCATTTCTGTCAGTTGGAGGTGACCTGGGTTGGCGAGAGGAGGTCAGCAGGGGTGTGAGTGAGCTGAGTGGGGAGTATTGTGTGGAGAATGTcaaaggagaagatggagaacTGTATCGGAGACTCATTTTCCTGTCTAATTCTGCCCTCATCCAATCAGAGAGCCGTCTTTTCCCTTCAAATACTG CAGCATCCAgtcacaagaagaaaaacaaaaagaaggtCAAGCCAGCTGTTGTTCCAACAACAtcctcagcctctctgtcaGTGGATAGTGGCTTCCTCTGCTGCGCTCACCATGAAGTTATGGTGGCAGGCCTTGCCATGCTTGGGGTAGGCATGCCACAGAACAAAG ATGTTCCAGTGTCAGTGCTTGTGGTAGGACTTGGCGGAGGAGGCTTGTCTCAGTTTCTACGAGACTTTGTGCCCAATGTTACTGTTGAGGTTGTAGAACTAGACCCTGTTGTGATGGAGGTGGCAAAGGAATGGTTCGGATTCCGACCAGATGATCGTTTGACTGTCACTCTTGGAGATGGGCTTGAACGCATCTGTGCCCTGGAGAAAGAAG gtgGTCGTTTGTTTGATGTCATCATGTTTGATGTAGATAATAAAGATAGTACTGTGGGTATGAGCTGTCCTCCTGCCGCCTTTGTGGAAGCCTCAATCCTGCAGAAAGTCTGCCATTTGCTAACCCCCAGAG GTGTATTCATACTGAACCTTGTATGTCGTGACACGGTCTTGAGGAAAAGTGTGTTGGAGCGTGTGAGCTCCGTGTTTCCCGCCATCCTCTCTAAAAAGATCGAAGGGGAGGTTAACGAAGTCCTTCTGTGCTCTCGTGGAGAAAATGAGACACCGGACGCCGCTCACATCCTTTCATCTCTGAACCACGCCGCCAAGAGTCTGCAGAGTGTGTTGTGCTCCAGCAGGACTGGAACCAGCAGCAGCCCACACATAGACATTGCAGAGTTGTTGAAAAACCTGAAAGTAGAGTAG